The genomic window GCAACCTGACGCTCAAGACCTACCAGGAGGAGCTGCTCCCGACCCTGCGCGACCGCGGCGTCGCCCTGGTCGCCATCAGCCCACAGACCCCCGAGGGCAGCGACCTCGCCACGACGAACGGCTCGCTGGAGTTCCCCGTGCTGTCCGACCCGGGCAACGTCCTCAGCCGGGCGCTCGGCATCGTGACCGAGCCCACCGCCGACGCGCGTGCCGCCCACACTCAGCTCGGCTTCGACGTCGCGGACAGCAACGCGGACGCGACGGGCGACATCCCGTTCCCGACGGTGCTCGTGGTCGACCGCGACGGACGCGTGGTGTTCGCCGACGTCCACGTCGACTACACGACCCGCACGGAGGTCGCCGACATCGTCTCGGCCCTCGACGAGCTGAGCTGACCCGTCGGGCGCTCCGGCGCTCTCGGCCCGGCAGACCTCCGCGAAAGCGACGAACCGACGCGATCCATCGCGTCGGTTCGTCGCTTTCGCGTCGCTACGTGCTCACGCAGCCGCAGCCGCAAGCCGCAGCCGCGCACGCAGCCGCAGCAGCGGCCGCAGCCGGCCCCGGCTACGCGCGGGGCGCCTCCTGCAGCTCGGCCGCCTGCTCGCGCCCGACGCGCGAGTGCCGCCGCCCGTAAGCGAAGTACACGACCACGCCGATCACGAGCCACACGGCGAACCGCGCCCACGTCAGCGTCGTGAGGTTCAGCATCAGCCAGATGCAGAGCACCGCGGACAGGATCGGCAGGAACGGCACGAGCGGCACGCGGAACGCCCGAGGCAGGTCCGAGCGGGTGCGGCGCAGCACGATCACGCCGATGCTCACCAGGACGAAGGCCGACAGGGTGCCGATGTTGATCATCTCCTCGAGCACGCCGACGTCGGTGAGCCCGGCGATCAGCGCGACGACGACGCCCGCGAGCACCTGCACGCGCACGGGGGTGCCGCGCTTCGCGGAGGTCTTCGAGAGGCCGCGGGGCAGCAGCCCGTCGCGGCTCATCGAGAAGACGATG from Frigoribacterium sp. PvP032 includes these protein-coding regions:
- a CDS encoding peroxiredoxin-like family protein; the protein is MTTDIATQVSTFNEGFTAQIGPELSAVFDAEQRELREAGVPEDAIAVGDQVVDATLLSPAGDEVSLAETIGEAAAVLVFYRGAWCPYCNLTLKTYQEELLPTLRDRGVALVAISPQTPEGSDLATTNGSLEFPVLSDPGNVLSRALGIVTEPTADARAAHTQLGFDVADSNADATGDIPFPTVLVVDRDGRVVFADVHVDYTTRTEVADIVSALDELS